Proteins encoded in a region of the Marmota flaviventris isolate mMarFla1 chromosome 3, mMarFla1.hap1, whole genome shotgun sequence genome:
- the Krt81 gene encoding keratin, type II cuticular Hb1, whose translation MTCGSGFGGRVFSCASACGPRPGRCCITAAPYRGISCYRGLTGGFGSRSVCGAFRSGSCGRSFGYRSGGVCGPSPPCITSVSVNESLLAPLNLEIDPNAQCVKHEEKEQIKGLNSRFAAFIDKVRFLEQQNKLLETKLQFYQNRKCCESNLEPLFEGYIETLRREAECVEADSGRLASELNHVREVLEGYKKKYEEEVSLRATAENEFVALKKDVDCAYLRKSDLEANAEALTQEIDFLRRLYEEEIRILQSHISDTSVIVKMDNSRDLNMDCIVAEIKAQYDDIANRSRAEAESWYRSKCEEMKATVIRHGETLRRTREEINELNRIIQRLTAEIENAKCQNNKLETAVTQSEQQGEAALSDARCKLAELEGALQKAKQDMACLLKEYQEVMNSKLGLDIEIATYRRLLEGEEQRLCEGVGAVNVCVSSSRGGVTCGDLCVSGSRPVTGSACNAPCSGNLVVNTGMCAPCNSVASCGLGTCGVGSCGISSFGVGSCSSSCRKC comes from the exons ATGACTTGCGGATCAGGATTCGGAGGCCGAGTTTTCAGCTGCGCCTCAGCCTGCGGGCCCCGGCCAGGCCGCTGCTGCATCACCGCCGCCCCCTACCGAGGCATCTCCTGCTACCGCGGCCTCACCGGGGGCTTCGGCAGCCGCAGCGTCTGCGGAGCCTTCCGCTCTGGCTCCTGCGGCCGCAGCTTTGGCTACCGCTCTGGCGGCGTGTGCGGACCCAGCCCACCCTGCATCACCTCCGTGTCCGTCAATGAGAGCCTGCTGGCGCCCCTCAACCTGGAGATCGACCCCAACGCGCAGTGCGTGAAGCACGAGGAGAAAGAGCAGATCAAGGGTCTCAACAGCAGGTTCGCTGCCTTCATCGACAAG GTGCGCTTCCTGGAGCAGCAGAACAAGCTGCTGGAGACCAAGCTGCAGTTCTACCAGAACCGCAAGTGCTGCGAGAGCAACCTGGAGCCCCTGTTCGAGGGCTACATCGAGACCCTGAGGCGGGAGGCCGAGTGTGTGGAGGCCGACAGCGGCAGACTCGCCTCAGAGCTCAACCACGTGCGGGAGGTGCTGGAGGGCTACAAGAAGAA GTATGAGGAGGAAGTTTCtctgagggccacagctgagaaTGAGTTTGTGGCTCTGAAGAAG GACGTGGACTGCGCCTACCTGCGCAAGTCAGACCTGGAGGCCAACGCAGAGGCGCTGACCCAGGAGATCGACTTCCTGAGGCGACTGTATGAGGAG GAGATCCGCATTCTCCAGTCCCACATCTCTGACACCTCAGTCATCGTCAAGATGGACAACAGCCGAGACCTGAACATGGACTGCATCGTGGCTGAGATCAAGGCTCAGTATGATGACATTGCCAACCGCAGCCGCGCTGAGGCTGAGTCCTGGTACCGCAGCAAG TGCGAGGAGATGAAGGCCACAGTGATCAGGCACGGGGAGACCCTGCGCCGCACCAGGGAGGAGATCAACGAGCTGAACCGCATCATCCAGAGGCTCACTGCCGAGATTGAGAATGCCAAGTGCCAG AACAACAAGCTGGAGACCGCAGTGACCCAGTCTGAGCAGCAGGGTGAGGCGGCCCTGAGCGATGCCCGCTGCAAGCTGGCTGAGCTGGAGGGCGCCCTGCAGAAGGCCAAGCAGGACATGGCCTGCCTGCTCAAGGAGTACCAGGAGGTGATGAACTCCAAGCTGGGCCTGGACATCGAGATCGCCACCTACAGGCGCCTGCTGGAGGGCGAGGAGCAGAG GTTGTGTGAAGGCGTTGGGGCTGTGAATGTCT GTGTCAGCAGCTCCCGAGGCGGAGTCACGTGCGGGGACCTCTGTGTGTCTGGCTCCAGGCCGGTCACTGGCAGCGCCTGCAACGCCCCCTGCAGCGGTAACCTGGTGGTGAACACTGGAATGTGCGCGCCCTGCAATTCTGTGGCGTCCTGTGGCCTGGGCACTTGCGGAGTGGGCTCCTGTGGCATTAGCTCCTTCGGAGTGGGCTCTTGCTCCAGCAGCTGCCGGAAATGTTAG